A region of the Polaribacter sp. L3A8 genome:
AAGAGTCAATATTGTTTACATCCATCCATTGTTTAAAACGATGATGAAAAACTACATATTCTTCCCAAGAATCTCCCACCTCATCTACAAAATCTATACGTGCCTCTTTATCATTCGGATTCACCTTTTTTCTACGCTTATACACAGGCATAAACACAGGCTCTATTCCAGACGAAGTTTGCGTCATTAAACTTGTAGTACCTGTTGGTGCAATGGTTAACAAGGCAATATTTCTACGCCCATGTTCTAACATTTCATAATACAGTTTACTATCTGCTTCTTTTAATCTTAAAATAAACGGGTTTTCTTTTTCTCTATCGGCATCAAAAATAGAAAAAGCACCTCTTTCTTTTGCTAAATTTACAGAAGCTCTGTAGGTTTCAACTCCCAATACTTTGTGCACTTCGGTAGAAAACGTATTTCCTTCTTTACTTCCGTAACGAATACCTAAAGCAGCCAACATATCTCCTTCTGCAGTAATACCAATACCGGTTCTTCTACCTTCAAAAGCTTTTTGTTTAATGTTTAACCATAAATTTCTTTCGGTAGCTTTTACTGTATCTTCTTCCGGATCTGCTTCTATTTTTGCTAAAATTCCGTCTATTTTTTCTAACTCTAAATCAATGATGTCATCCATCATTCTTTGCGCAATCACAATATGTTTTTTGAACAATTCAAAATTGAATTCTGCCTTTTTTGTAAACGGGTTTTCTACGTAAGAAAACAAGTTCATCGCTAATAAACGACAAGAATCATACGGACATAAAGGAATCTCGCCACAAGGATTTGTAGAAACCGTTTTATACCCTAAATCTGCATAACAATCTGGCACAGACTCATTGATAATCGTGTCCCAGAATAAAATTCCTGGTTCTGCAGATTTCCAAGCATTGTGTACAATTTTATTCCAAATATTGGTTGCTTTTATTTCTTTGGTATACAAAGGATTTTCACTAAACGTAGGATATTTTTGCAAATACTTTCCGTCCGCTTTTACAGCCTTCATAAATATATCGTCAATTCTTACAGAAACATTGGCACCTGTAACTTTTCCCTGTTCTAATTTTGCATCAATAAAATCTTCTGCATCTGGATGATTGATAGAAACAGACAACATTAACGCGCCTCTTCTACCATCTTGCGCTACTTCTCTTGTTGAGTTAGAGTAACGCTCCATAAACGGAACAATACCTGTTGATGTTAATGCTGAATTTTTTACAGGAGATCCTTTAGGGCGAATGTGAGATAAATCGTGCCCAACACCACCTCTACGTT
Encoded here:
- a CDS encoding adenosylcobalamin-dependent ribonucleoside-diphosphate reductase; the protein is MKPETVITPRKIYSRDEALKAALNYFKGDELAASVWLNKYALKDSADNIYESTPDEMHQRIASEIARVEQKYTNPLTESEVFEAIKNFKYIVPQGSPMAGIGNPFQIASLSNCFVIGNKGESDSYGGIMKIDQEQVQLMKRRGGVGHDLSHIRPKGSPVKNSALTSTGIVPFMERYSNSTREVAQDGRRGALMLSVSINHPDAEDFIDAKLEQGKVTGANVSVRIDDIFMKAVKADGKYLQKYPTFSENPLYTKEIKATNIWNKIVHNAWKSAEPGILFWDTIINESVPDCYADLGYKTVSTNPCGEIPLCPYDSCRLLAMNLFSYVENPFTKKAEFNFELFKKHIVIAQRMMDDIIDLELEKIDGILAKIEADPEEDTVKATERNLWLNIKQKAFEGRRTGIGITAEGDMLAALGIRYGSKEGNTFSTEVHKVLGVETYRASVNLAKERGAFSIFDADREKENPFILRLKEADSKLYYEMLEHGRRNIALLTIAPTGTTSLMTQTSSGIEPVFMPVYKRRKKVNPNDKEARIDFVDEVGDSWEEYVVFHHRFKQWMDVNNIDSSKNFTQEEIDELVKQSPYYKATSNDIDWNSKVEMQGAIQKWVDHSISVTVNLPNDATEELVGELYLKAWEVGCKGVTVYRDGSRSGVLIAADDKKESKIIATTFSKKRPQTLEADVVRFQNQKEKWIAFVGLVDNRPYEIFTGLTDDEDGILIPRWVDKGLIIKNKNEEGLTRYDFQYQNKRGYKTTIEGLSHKFNPEFWNYAKLISGTMRHGMPIDKIVELIQSLQLDSESISTWKNGVQRALKRYVEDGTAVKGHTCDNCNSTNLIYQEGCLTCKDCGSSKCG